Below is a window of Flavobacterium cyclinae DNA.
TATATTGTATTTTTTTGATAAAAATTTAAGTATTCTGCGAATTTAATAAATATTACGCAAACGTTAAAGAAAATTATCATAATTTATGGTTAAATAATATACATAAAAAACCCTTTCAAAATTAATATTTTGAAAGGGTTTATATAGGTTAGATGCTGAAACGAGTTCAGCATTACAATAGCATTATTACTTTTTCACTTTAAAAGCATTTACACCTGGAAAGTAAGCAACATCTGCCAATTCTTCTTCAATTCTTAATAATTGATTGTATTTTGCCATACGATCTGAACGTGAAGCCGAACCTGTTTTGATTTGCCCACAGTTTAAAGCAACGGCTAAATCTGCAATTGTATTATCTTCTGTTTCTCCTGAACGGTGAGACATTACTGAGGTATATCCTGCATTATGAGCCATATTCACTGCTGCAATCGTTTCAGTTAAAGTACCGATTTGGTTTACTTTAATCAAAATTGAATTTGCAATTGATTGGCTAATTCCGCGAGATAATCTTTCAACATTCGTTACAAATAAATCATCTCCAACTAATTGTACTTTATCTCCGATTTTCTCAGTTAATAATTTCCAACCTTCCCAATCGTCTTCATACATTCCGTCTTCGATAGAAATAATTGGATATTTTTCTGTTAATTCTGCCAAATAAGAAGCTTGCTCTTCTGAAGTTCTTACTTTACCAGTTTCTCCTTCAAATTTAGTATAATCGTATTTTCCGTTTACATAAAACTCAGAAGCAGCACAATCTAAAGCAACCATAACATCATCACCAAAAGTATAACCTGCATTTGTAACAGCTAACTTGATAGAATCTAAAGCATCTTCAGTTCCTCCAGCTAAATTTGGAGCAAATCCACCTTCATCTCCTACTGCAGTTGATAAATTTCTATCGTGTAGTACTTTTTTAAGATTGTGGAAAATTTCAGTTCCCATCTGCATTGCATGAGTAAAATCTTTTGCTTTTACTGGCATAATCATAAATTCTTGAAATGCAATTGGAGCATCAGAATGCGAACCCCCATTAATGATATTCATCATAGGAACTGGTAACGTATTTGCAGAAACACCACCCACGTAACGATATAAAGGCATTCCTAATTCGTTAGCCGCAGCTTTTGCCACCGCTAAAGAAACACCTAAAATAGCATTAGCTCCTAAGTTTGATTTATTAGCACTCCCGTCTAAATCAATCATTACTTTGTCGATTAAATTTTGTTCAAAAACCGACATTCCTACAACTGCTTCAGCAATTTTAGAATTAACGTTTTCAACAGCTTTTAACACCCCTTTACCCATGTAAGCCTTACCGCCGTCGCGAAGCTCAACTGCTTCATGTTCTCCGGTTGAAGCTCCACTTGGAACAGCTGCTCTACCTAAAATTCCATTATCTGTTACTACATCAACTTCGATTGTTGGATTTCCACGTGAATCTAAAATTTGTCTAGCGTGAACTTTAATTATAATACTCATTTTATATTTTTTTAGTTGTTATATGGTGAATAATAACAAATTTATAATTTAAACCATAATGATTTTTAAAATCTGTAAAAACTTATAAACGATAACGTTTTAGTTGATTGAAGATTTAATGTTATCTATAAATTGGTCGAATAAATAACTTGAATCGTGTGGACCAGGACTTGCTTCTGGATGATATTGTACTGAAAAACAGTTTTTTGATTTCATACGCATTCCAGCCACAGTACCATCATTCAAATGTTCATGCGTTAATTCAAAGTCAGGATGTTTGTCTAATTCTTCTCTTACTATAGCAAAACCATGATTTTGAGAAGTAATTTCACCTTTTCCTGTAATAATATTTTTTACTGGATGATTAATTCCTCTGTGACCATTAAACATTTTATAAGTAGAGATTCCGTTAGCCAAACCAATAATTTGGTGACCTAAACAAATTCCGAATAAAGGTTTGTTTTCATTAAGAATTTGTCTTGCTACTTCTTGAGCAGTTTCTAATGGTTCTGGATCGCCAGGACCGTTTGATAAGAAATAACCATCTGGATTAAACGCTTTCAAATCTTCAAAAGAAGCATTGTATGGAAAAACTTTAATATAACAATCTCTTTTAGCAAGATTTCTAAGAATATTGGTTTTAATCCCTAAATCCAGTGCTGAAATTTTATATTTTGCAGTTTCTTCACCAAAGAAATAAGGCTCTTTAGTTGATACTTTTGAAGCTAATTCCAAACCATTCATATCAGGAACTTGTGCTAATTTAGCTTTTAATTCTTCAATTGGAGTTCCATCAGTACAAATAACCGCATTCATTGCACCATTATCTCTGATATAACTCACCAATGCTCTTGTATCTACATCTGAGATAACAATTAGATTTTGTTTTTTAAAATAATCAAATAAACTTTCAGAAGCATCTTCACGAGAATAATTAAAACTGAAGTTCTTACAAACCAATCCAGATATTTTAACCGAATCCGACTCAACTTCTTTTTCATTTACACCATAATTTCCAATATGAGCATTGGTAGTAACCATAATTTGCCCAAAATAAGAAGGGTCTGTGAAAATTTCTTGATAACCAGTAGTTCCAGTATTGAAAGCGACTTCACCAAAAGTTACACCTTTTATACCGATAGATTTTCCGTGAAAAATTGTTCCGTCTTTAAGAAGTAAAACGGCCTTAGAGCGATTGTTATATTTCATTGTGTTGTGTTGTTGTGGGTGCAAATTTAGTTATAAAAGTTGTTATAAGAAAATCTTTGATTCGTAAAACCAAAAAAAAAGGATAAACTTAAAAAAGTCTATCCTTATTATTTTTACATGAATACTATCATGATTATTCTGTAGCTTCAGTATTTTCAGAAGTTTCAACAGCTGGAGCTTCAGGAGCAGTAGTTTCTGCTTTCTTAGCTCTACCACGACGAGTCGTTTTCTTAACTTCTTTTTTACCACCGTTGTACAATGAATTGAAATCTACTAATTCGATCATTGCCATATCAGCGTTATCACCTAAACGGTTACCTAATTTGATGATACGAGTGTATCCTCCTGGACGGTCACCAACTTTAGCAGCAACTTCTCTGAATAATTCAGTAACAGCATATTTGTTTCTTAAGTAAGAAAAACAAATACGACGGTTGTGAGTTGTGTCTTCTTTAGATTTAGTAACTAATGGTTCAATAAATTGTTTTAAAGCTTTTGCTTTAGCAACAGTAGTGTTAATACGCTTATGCTCAATTAACGAACAAGCCATATTAGCTAACATAGCTTTTCTATGTCCTGTTTGTCTACTTAAATGATTATTCTTTTTTCCGTGTCTCATGACGTCTATTATTTATCTTCATCTTGCATCAATCCTTTAAAGGAGCGCAAAATATGAAGCAATTATTCTTTATCTAACTTGTATTTAGTTAAATCCATTCCGAAAGTTAGGTTTTTATTAGCCACTAACTCATCTAATTCAGTTAATGATTTTTTACCAAAATTACGGAACTTCATTAAGTCGTTCTTGTTGAAAGATACTAAATCACCTAATGTATCAACTTCAGCCGCTTTTAAACAATTTAATGCTCTAACAGATAAGTCCATATCAACTAATTTAGTTTTCAATAACTGTCTCATGTGAAGAGATTCTTCATCGTAAGACTCAGTTTGAGCAATTTCATCTGCCTCAAGAGTAATTCTTTCATCAGAGAACAACATAAAGTGGTGAATTAACGTCTTAGCAGCTTCAGTTAATGCATCTTTAGGATGGATAGAACCATCAGTAATGATTTCAAAAACTAATTTTTCATAATCCGTCTTTTGTTCCACACGGAAATTCTCAATAGCATATTTTACATTCTTTACTGGAGTATAAATAGAATCTGTAAAAATAGTTCCTATTGGAGCATTTGATTTTTTGTTCTCTTCAGCAGGAACATAACCTCTACCTTTTTCGATAGAAAGTTCCATGTTGATAGCTGTTTTGCTGTCTAAATTACAGATAACTAAATCTGGATTTAAAACTTGAAAACCAGAGATGAATTTTTGAAAATCACCTGCAGTAATTTTATCTTTACCTGAAAGAGAGATAGAAACAGATTCATTATCAATATCCTCAATTTGACGTTTAAAACGTACTTGTTTAAGGTTTAAGATAATTTCTGTTACATCTTCCACTACACCAGCGATTGTAGAGAACTCATGTTCTACACCTTCAATACGTACTGAAGTAATAGCATAACCTTCAAGTGAAGAAAGCAAAACTCTTCTAAGTGCATTACCAACAGTCAATCCGTAACCAGGTTCCAAAGGTCTAAATTCAAATTTACCTTCGAAATCCGTAGAATCGATCATGATAACTTTATCGGGCTTTTGAAAATTAAATATTGCCATATTTCGACTAATGTCAATTATTATTTGTTATACAACTCAACGATTAGTTGTTCTTTAATGTTTTCTGGAATTTGAAGTCTTTGAGGTACAGAAACAAAAGTACCTTCTTTAGTATCATTATTCCAAGTAATCCACTCATAAACATGAGAAGATGCAGCTAAAGAACGGTCAATAGCTTCAAGAGATTTTGATTTTTCACGTACAGCAACTTTATCACCAGCTTTTAAGTGATAAGAAGGTACATTAACAACTTCACCGTTAACAGTGATGTGTCTATGAGATACAATTTGACGAGCTGCTCTACGAGATGGAGCGATACCCATTCTGTAAACTACGTTATCTAAACGAGCTTCACATAATTGTAATAAAATTTCACCTGTTACTCCAGAAGCAGCAGATGCTTTTTTAAATAAGTTTCTGAATTGTTTTTCTAAAATACCATATGTATATTTAGCTTTTTGCTTTTCCATTAACTGAACAGCATATTCAGATTTTTTACCTCTCTTTTTAGCTAAACCATGTTGCCCTGGAGGGTAATTTCTTTTTTCGAAGGCTTTATCATCTCCGAAGATTGCTTCGCCAAATTTACGAGCAATTTTAGTTTTTGGACCAGTATATCTTGCCATTTTAAAAAATTGAAAAAGGTAGGAATTATGAATTCAGGTCTATATCCTTCGATAATTTTAAACCTACCCGTGTTATACTTAAATTATACTCTTCTTCTTTTCGGAGGACGACATCCGTTGTGAGGCATTGGAGTTACATCAATGATTTCTGTAACTTCAACTCCTGAGTTATGGATTGATCTAATAGCAGATTCTCTACCATTCCCTGGACCTTTCACATAAACTTTAACTTTTTTAAGTCCAGCTTCAAGAGCTACTTTACTACAATCTTCTGCTGCCATTTGAGCTGCATAAGGAGTATTCTTTTTAGAACCTCTAAAGCCCATTTTACCAGCTGAAGACCAAGAAATTACTTCACCTTTCTTATTTGTTAAAGAAATGATGATGTTGTTAAAAGTAGCATTAATATGTGCTTCTCCCGAAGATTCAACAATAACTTTACGTTTTTTTGCAGTTGTTTTAGCCATATTATTACTTATTATTTAGTTGCTTTTTTCTTGTTAGCAACAGTTTTTCTCTTACCTTTTCTAGTTCTAGAGTTGTTTTTAGTTCTTTGACCTCTTAATGGAAGTCCAGCTCTATGACGAATACCTCTTTGACAACCGATATCCATTAAACGTTTAATGTTTAATTGAACTTCAGAACGCAATTCACCTTCAATCTTGTAGTATGATACCGCGTCACGGATAGCTCCGATTTCGTCATCATTCCAATCTTGAACTTTCTTGTCTTCGCTCACTTGAGCTTTAGCTAAAATATCTTTAGCTCTGCTTTTACCAATACCAAATATGTATGTTAAAGCAATGATTCCTCTTTTTTGTTTAGGTATATCTACCCCTGCAATTCTTGCCATAATTATCCTTGTCTTTGTTTAAATCTAGGATTCTTTTTGTTAATAACGTATAATCTTCCTTTTCTACGTACAATAATGCACTCGGCACTTCTCTTTTTAACTGATGCTCTTACTTTCATTTTAATAGCTTTAGTATCTATAAGTAATTCTTGCTTTAGACAAATCGTAAGGACTCATTTCAAGTTTTACCTTGTCTCCTGGTAACAACTTAATGTAATGCATACGCATTTTACCAGAAATATGAGCAATTACAACATGTCCGTTTTCTAATTCTACACGAAACATAGCATTAGATAATGCTTCAATAATTGTTCCGTCTTGTTCTATTGCTGATTGTTTTGCCATAAAAATTAAGCTACTGCTTTACGATTTTTACCACTTTTCATCAAACCATCATAGTGTTTATTCAATAAATAAGAATTTATTTGCTGAATAGTATCTATTGCAACTCCAACCATGATTAGTAAAGAAGTACCACCATAAAAATAACCCCAAGCACCTTGAACTCCAAGTAAACTTACCGCAACAGCTGGGAACACAGCTACTAAAGCAAGAAATAACGAACCTGGAAAAGTAATTAAAGACATAATTTTATCTAGGTAATCTCCAGTTTCAACACCTGGTTTAACACCTGGAATGAAACCTCCACTTCTTTTTAAATCATCTGCCATCTTATTAGTAGGCACTGTAATTGCGGTGTAAAAGTACGTAAAAATAACGATTAACAAAGCAAAAACAATATTATATACTAAACCAAATGGATCATTGAACATTCCTGCAATAGAAAGTGCAGTATCTGATTCCTTAGCCAAACCAGAAACAGCAGCAGGAATAAACATAATAGCTTGAGCAAAAATGATCGGCATAACACCTGATGCATTTAACTTTAATGGGATAAACTGTCTGTTACCACCCATCATGTCTTCTTCAAAATCCCCAGAAACGGTACGTCTTGCATACTGTACTGGAATTTTTCTTACAGCCATTACTAATAAAATACATGCAATTATTACTAAGAACCAAAGTATTAATTCAATTACAATCATCATAACTCCTCCATTTGCTTGAGAAGTTCTAGATGAAAACTCTTGAATAAAAGCTTGTGGCATTCTTGCAATAATACCTACCATTATCAATAAAGAGATACCATTACCAATACCTTTATCAGTAATTTTTTCTCCTAACCACATTGCAAAAATAGTTCCAGTTACTAAGATAAGAACTGAAGAATAAATGAAAGTTGGACCAGTTAACATGAATGCTTCACCTGGCAACGTTCTGTACAAGTTATAGATATAACCTGGACCTTGAACTAAAGTAATTAAGATAGTTAACCATCTTGTAATTTGGTTAATTTTCTTTCTACCGCTTTCACCGTCTTTTTGTAATTTTTGTAAATATGGTACCGCAATTCCCATTAATTGAACTACGATAGAAGCTGATATGTAAGGCATGATACCTAATGCAAATACAGAAGCTTGCGAAAACGCACCTCCTGTAAATACATTGATTAACCATCCGATACCTTCATCAGTTTGGTTTGTAAGATTTGATAATTTAGTAGCATCAATCCCCGGAAGGGTTACTTGCGCACCAAAACGGTACACCAATAATAATCCAAGAGTTAATAAAATACGATTTTTTAACTCTTCGATTTTCCAAACGTTGATGAATGAATCTATAAATTTCTTCATTTTACTAAAGGATTATAAAGTTACAGCTTCTCCACCAGCAGCCTCGATAGCCGCTTTTGCAGATGCAGTAAATTTGTGAGCACTTACTTTAAGTTTTGTTTTTAGCTCACCTCTTCCTAAAATCTTTACTAAGCTATTTTTTGTAGCTAAACGAGTATCTACAAATACAGAAAAATCAACTGTATCAGTTACTACACCGTTATCTACTAATAATTGTAACGAATCAAGATTAATACCTTGATATTCTACTCTATTGATGTTCTTGAAACCAAACTTAGGAACACGTCTTTGAAGTGGCATTTGACCTCCTTCAAAACCAATTTTCTTAGAGTATCCAGAACGAGACTTAGCTCCTTTGTGACCACGTGCAGCAGTACCACCTTTACCAGAACCTTCTCCTCTACCTACTCTTTTATTTTGGTTGTGAACTGAACCTTCAGCTGGTTGTAAGTTACTTAAATTCATAACTGTATAGTGTTATTTAGTTTCTTCAACAGAAACTAAGTGTTTAACTTTATTTACCATTCCAAGGATAGCAGGATTTGCATCATGCTCAACAACTTGTCCCATTTTACGAAGACCTAAAGCTTCCAAAGTTCTCTTTTGATCAAGAGGACAATTGATTTTACTTCTTACTTGTTTTACTTTTAATTTTGCCATGATTTCCTGTTAATTAACCTTTGAATACTTTTTCTAAAGATACTCCTCTTTGTTTAGCCACAGTAGCAGCACTTCTCATTTGTAATAAAGCATCAAAAGTTGCTTTTACCACATTGTGAGGGTTAGATGAACCTTGCGATTTAGATAATACATCGTGAACACCTACAGACTCCAATACCGCACGAACAGCACCACCAGCAATAACTCCAGTACCGTGAGAAGCAGGCATTAAGAATACTCTAGCACCACCAAATTTACCTTTTTGCTCATGAGGAACAGACTGACCTTGAAGAGGAATTCTCACTAAATTTTTCTTAGCATCTTCCACCGCTTTAGCGATTGCTTCAGAAACATCTTTTGATTTTCCTAATCCATGACCTACTACTCCGTTTTCATCACCAACTACTACGATAGCAGAGAAACCAAATGCTCTACCTCCTTTAGTAACTTTAGTAACACGATTTACACTCACCAAACGATCTTTTAATTCAAGACCTCCTGGTTTTACAATCTCTACGTTTTTATAATTATGATACATAATTTCTTAGAATTTAAGTCCAGCTTCTCTAGCTCCTTCAGCTAATGATTTCACACGTCCGTGGTATAAATACCCACCTCTATCAAAAGAGATTGTAGTGATACCTGCATTAAGAGCTTTTTCAGCAACTAATTTACCAACTGCTTTTGCAGTTTCAACAGCAGTTCCTTGTGCAACATCTTTATCTCTTGATGAAGCTGCTACTAAAGTAGTACCGTTTACATCATCTATGATTTGAGCATAGATTTCTTTATTACTTCTGAATACAGAAAGTCTTGGTTGAGCAGCAGTTCCGCTTACAATCTTTCTGATTCTGAACTTAATTCTTTGTCTTCTTTCAGATTTTGTTAATGACATAGTCTTAATTTTTAAGCTGATTTACCTGCTTTTCTTCTTAGTTCTTCTCCTACAAACTTAACTCCTTTTCCTTTATATGGCTCAGGTTTGCGGAAACCTCTGATCTTCGCAGCTACTTGACCTAATAATTGTTTGTCGAATGAAGATAATTTCACTATCGGATTTTTACCTTTTTCTGATACTGTTTCAACAGTAACTTCTTTTACAACTTCTAAAACGATGTTGTGAGAGAAACCTAAAGCTAAATCAAGTTTTTGACCTTGATTAGAAGCTCTATATCCAACTCCAACTAATTCTAATTCTTTTGTAAAACCTTCAGAAACACCAACAATCATATTGTTGATTAATGCACGATAAAGTCCGTGTTTCGCTCTCTCAGTTTTATAATCAGATGAACGTTCTACGATAACTTGGTTATCTTCGATTTTAACGGTTACATCAGAAAATTCTTGAGTAAGCTCGCCTAATTTTCCTTTTACTGTAATTACAGCATCTTTAACTTCTACAGTTACTCCAGCTGGAATTGCAATTGGATTTTTACCTATTCTTGACATTGTCTCGTCTTTTTATTAATATACGTAACAAATTACCTCTCCACCAACATTTAATTGCTTAGCTTGTTTTCCTGTCATCAATCCTTTTGATGTAGAAACAATAGCAATACCTAAACCATTTAAGATTCTTGGTAAGTCTGATGAACTAGCATATTTACGTAAACCTGGTTTACTAATTCTTTGGATATCTTTGATTACAGACTCTTTCGTGTCTTTATCATATTTAAGTGCAATTTTGATTGTACCTTGAACAGTAGAATCATCAAATTTGTAACTTAAGATATATCCTTGATCGAATAAAATCTTTGTGATTTCTTTCTTCATATTAGAAGCAGGAATTTCAACCACTTTGTGGTTGGCTCTTACTGCATTTCTAACACGTGTTAGATAATCGGCAATTGGATCTGTATACATATGTATAGATTTGCGGTTATGGTTTTCAATCCGCCCTCAGCGGATTGAACCTTTAACCAATTAAACTTATTTTTTGGATTGCAAAAGTAATAACTTTTTTTTAAATTACCAAGATGCTTTTTTAACACCTGGAATTAATCCTTGATTTGCCATTTCACGGAATGTTACACGAGAAATACCAAACTGACGCATATACCCTCTTGGTCTACCCGTTAATTTACAACGATTGTGCACTCTAACTGGGCAAGAATTTTTTGGTAATTTTTGTAAACCTTCGAAATCACCAGCTTCTTTTAAAGCTTTTCTTTTCTCAGCATACTTTTCTACTAATGCAATTCTTTTAACCTCACGGGCTTTCATTGATTCTTTAGCCATGTCTTAATTCTTTTTAAAAGGTAATCCTAATTCCGCTAATAATGCTTTTGCTTCTTTATCTGTTTGAGCAGATGTTACAAAAGTAATATCAAAACCAGCAATTTTATTTACTTTATCAATATCAATTTCAGGGAAAATGATTTGTTCTAACACTCCTAAATTGTAGTTTCCTCTACCATCAAATCCAGTTGATTTGATTCCGTTGAAGTCTCTAACACGTGGTAAAGATGAAGTAATCAATCTATCTAAGAATTCATACATTCTTTCTCCACGTAACGTTACTTTAGCACCAATTGGCATACCTTTTCTTAATTTGAAAGACGCAACGTCTTTCTTAGAAATAGTAGCAACTGCTTTTTGCCCAGTAATTTTTGTTAATTCTTCAACAGCGTAATCTACTAATTTTTTATCAGATACAGCTGCACCAACTCCACGGCTTACAACAATTTTTTCAAGTTTAGGAACTTGCATTACATTTTTGTAACCGAACTCTTCTTTAAGAGCAGCAATAACTCTACTCTTATATTCTTCTTTTAGTCTAGGAATATATGCCATAACTATAGTACTTGATTAGATTTTTTTGAAAATCTCACTTTCTTGTCTCCTTCTTGTTTGAAACCAACTTTAGTCACTTCTTTTGACTTAGGATCAATCAAAGATAAGTTAGACACATGAATAGGAGCTTCTTTCTTAACGATTCCTCCTTGAGGGTTTTTAGCACTTGGTTTTGTATGTTTTGAAACCATGTTAACTCCTTCAACAACCGCTTTGTTTTTCTCACGAAGAACTCTAAGAACTTTACCTTCAGAACCTTTGTGGTCTCCAGCAATAACTCTTACGATATCTCCTGATTTAATTTTTAGCTTTATCATTTGTATAAGAATTAAAGCACTTCAGGTGCTAATGATACAATTTTCATGAATTGTTTTTCACGAAGTTCTCTGGCAACCGGACCAAAAACACGAGTTCCTCTCATTTCTCCTGCAGCGTTTAACAATACACATGCGTTATCGTCAAAACGGATGTAAGATCCATCAGCTCTTCTCACTTCTTTTTTGGTACGTACAACTACTGCAGTTGATACTGCTCCTTTTTTAACGTTTCCGTTTGGAGTTGCATCTTTAATTGAAACTACAATTTTGTCACCAACAGAGGCATAACGACGTTTCGTTCCTCCTAAAACACGGATCGTAAGAACTTCTTTCGCTCCTGTGTTATCTGCTACTTTTAATCTTGACTCTTGTTGTACCATAATTACTTCGCTCTTTCAATGATTTCAACTAATCTCCAACATTTAGATTTACTTAATGGACGTGTCTCCATAATTCTTACAGTATCTCCAATGTTACAATCGTTTGTTTCGTCGTGTGCAATATATTTTTTAGTTTTCAACACGAACTTACCGTATAATGGGTGTTTCACTTTTGTAGTTTGTGACACAACAATAGATTTCTCCATTTTGTTTGAAGTCACCACACCAATTCTCTCTTTTCTTAAATTTCTTTTTTCCATCTTTCAGCTAGTGTACAATTATTGTAACTCTCTTTTAGTTAACTCTGTGTGTAATCTCGCAACTGATCTTCTTAAAGTTCTTAACTGAAGAGGATTTTGAATTGGAGATATTGCATGAGCATTTTTTAGGTCGGTATACGTTCTCTTTAACTGACTAAGTTGTTCTTGTAACTCAGCTGCAGATAGATTTTTAATTTCTGATTGTTTCATAATAAATTTAGATTATGCTTCGAAATCTCTAGCAACGATAAACTTAGTTTTAACAGGAAGTTTTTGAGCTGCTAAGCGTAACGCTTCTTTTGCAACAGATAGAGGAACTCCTCCAACTTCAAACATAATTTTACCAGGTTTAACAACTGCAGCCCAATATTCAACTGCACCTTTACCTTTACCCATACGTACTTCTAATGGTTTCTTTGTAATAGGCTTATCTGGAAATATTTTGATCCATAATTGACCCTCTCTTTTCATGAAACGAGTTGCTGCGATACGAGCTGCTTCAATTTGACGAGAAGTAATAAATGAAGAATCTAAAGATTTGATACCAAACATTCCGTTAGAAAGCTCGTGTCCTCTTTGAGAAACGCCTTTCATTCTACCTTTCTGTACCTTACGGTATTTTGTTCTTTTAGGCTGTAACATTTTTCTTTAGTTTAAATAATTACTTTCTTTTGCGTGCGTTTGGTTTACCGTCTCTTTTTGGAGCAGATGATCCTGATGATTTAGACTGTTTTTTGTCCATACCAACTAACGGAGAAAGATCTCTTTTTCCATAAACCTCACCTTTCATTATCCATACTTTGATACCCATTCTACCATAAGTAGTATGTGCTTCAGCTAATGAATAATCAATATCAGCTCTGAAAGTTGACAAAGGAATTCTACCTTCTTTGAAGTGTTCAGAACGTGCCATTTCAGCACCGTTTAAACGACCAGAAATCATAACTTTGATACCTTCAGCATTCATTCTCATTGCAGCCGCAATAGCCATTTTAATAGCTCTTCTGTAAGAGATTCTGCTTTCGATTTGACGAGCGATAGAAGTTGCTACTAAATAAGCATCTAACTCAGGTCTTTTGATTTCAAAGATGTTGATTTGAACTTCTTTGTCAGTAATTTTCTTAAGTTCTTCTTTTAACTTGTCTACCTCTTGACCACCTTTTCCGATAATGATACCAGGTCTAGCAGTAGTGATAGTAACGGTTACAAGTTTTAAAGTTCTCTCGATAATTATTTTAGATACACTAGCTTTAGATAAACGTGCATGGATGTATTTACGGATTTTAGCATCTTCAGCGATTTTATCACCGTAATCATTTCCTCCATACCAGTTTGAGTCCCATCCTCTGATGATACCAAGTCTATTTCCGATTGGATTTGTCTTTTGTCCCATA
It encodes the following:
- the rpsC gene encoding 30S ribosomal protein S3, encoding MGQKTNPIGNRLGIIRGWDSNWYGGNDYGDKIAEDAKIRKYIHARLSKASVSKIIIERTLKLVTVTITTARPGIIIGKGGQEVDKLKEELKKITDKEVQINIFEIKRPELDAYLVATSIARQIESRISYRRAIKMAIAAAMRMNAEGIKVMISGRLNGAEMARSEHFKEGRIPLSTFRADIDYSLAEAHTTYGRMGIKVWIMKGEVYGKRDLSPLVGMDKKQSKSSGSSAPKRDGKPNARKRK
- the rplP gene encoding 50S ribosomal protein L16, giving the protein MLQPKRTKYRKVQKGRMKGVSQRGHELSNGMFGIKSLDSSFITSRQIEAARIAATRFMKREGQLWIKIFPDKPITKKPLEVRMGKGKGAVEYWAAVVKPGKIMFEVGGVPLSVAKEALRLAAQKLPVKTKFIVARDFEA